The Kryptolebias marmoratus isolate JLee-2015 linkage group LG18, ASM164957v2, whole genome shotgun sequence genome includes a region encoding these proteins:
- the dclre1c gene encoding protein artemis isoform X2: MKGLKGPLLKRKLQFSRTVRLYCSFVTKELLLNNPKYAFWEEYIVPLELESPTQISLVDEASGQKEEVVVTLLPAGHCPGSVMFLFEGCRGNVLYTGDFRLAVGDASRMEHLHSGSRVKDIQSIYLDSTFYDPRFYQIPSREVCLRGISELIGNWISQSSHHVVWLNCKAAFGYEYLFTNLGDEFNTQIHVKNLAMFKKMPEILSYVTTDRRTQIHACRHPKDEEFFQGNRLPCGGTAADGTPLRIISIKPSTMWFGERTKRTSVIIKTGGSSYRACFSFHSSYSEIKDFLSYLQPVNIYPSVVPIGRSLQDVTQLLRTMCRKRSDEAAFVYKPLGVLKRSRLQRASDGNTKRSTTTKTQTCTDRVTEGCSVK; encoded by the exons ATGAAGGGGCTGAAAGGACCTCTGCTGAAGAGGAAACTGCAGTTCAG TCGGACCGTCAGACTTTACTGCTCCTTCGTGACCAAAGAGCTGCTGCTCAACAACCCGAAGTACGCCTTCTGGGAGGAATACATC GTTCCTCTGGAGCTGGAGAGCCCGACTCAGATCTCCCTGGTTGATGAAGCTTCAGGACAG AAGGAGGAGGTCGTGGTGACGCTGCTGCCCGCCGGTCACTGTCCCGGCTCCGTCAT GTTCCTGTTTGAGGGTTGCCGTGGAAACGTCCTGTACACAGGTGACTTCAGGTTGGCGGTCGGCGACGCCTCCAGGATGGAGCACCTGCACTCGGGCAGCAG GGTGAAAGACATCCAGAGTATTTATCTGGACTCGACCTTCTACGACCCGCGGTTCTACCAGATACCGAGTCGG GAAGTCTGTCTGAGAGGGATTTCTGAGCTCATCGGGAACTGGATCAGTCAGAGTTCGCATCACGTCGTCTGGCTGAACTGCAAAGCTGCGTTCGGCTACGAGTACCTGTTCACCAACCTGGGAGACGAGTTCAACACGCAG ATCCACGTTAAAAATCTGGCCATGTTCAAGAAGATGCCGGAGATCCTGAGCTACGTCACGACCGACCGACGGACTCAGATCCACGCCTGCCGCCACCCGAAG GACGAGGAGTTCTTCCAGGGCAACCGGCTGCCGTGCGGGGGTACAGCGGCAGACGGCACGCCTCTTCGCATCATCAGCATCAAACCGTCCACCATGTGGTTCGGAGAGCGGACCAAGAGGACCAGCGTCATAATCAA gacAGGAGGCAGTTCATACAGAGCCTGTTTCAGCTTCCACTCCTCCTACTCCGAG attaaGGACTTCCTGTCGTATCTGCAGCCGGTGAACATCTACCCGAGCGTCGTCCCGATCGGCCGCTCGCTGCAGGACGTCACGCAGCT gcTGAGGACGATGTGCAGGAAGCGGTCTGATGAAGCCGCGTTCGTTTACAAACCTCTGGGAGTCCTGAAACGCAGCCGCCTGCAGCGAGCCTCTGACGGTAACACAAAACGCTCCACAACCACgaaaacacaaacctgcacGGATCGGGTCACAGAGGGATGTTCGGTAAAATAA
- the dclre1c gene encoding protein artemis isoform X3, protein MSSFAGRMKEYPTVSLDRFDRENLHAQAYFLSHCHKDHMKGLKGPLLKRKLQFSRTVRLYCSFVTKELLLNNPKYAFWEEYIVPLELESPTQISLVDEASGQKEEVVVTLLPAGHCPGSVMFLFEGCRGNVLYTGDFRLAVGDASRMEHLHSGSRVKDIQSIYLDSTFYDPRFYQIPSREVCLRGISELIGNWISQSSHHVVWLNCKAAFGYEYLFTNLGDEFNTQIHVKNLAMFKKMPEILSYVTTDRRTQIHACRHPKDEEFFQGNRLPCGGTAADGTPLRIISIKPSTMWFGERTKRTSVIIKTGGSSYRACFSFHSSYSEIKDFLSYLQPVNIYPSVVPIGRSLQDVTQL, encoded by the exons ATGAGTTCGTTCGCGGGTCGCATGAAGGAGTATCCGACCGTTTCTTTGGACCGGTTCGACCGGGAGAACCTTCACGCGCAGGCCTACTTCCTCTCCCACTGCCACAAAG ATCACATGAAGGGGCTGAAAGGACCTCTGCTGAAGAGGAAACTGCAGTTCAG TCGGACCGTCAGACTTTACTGCTCCTTCGTGACCAAAGAGCTGCTGCTCAACAACCCGAAGTACGCCTTCTGGGAGGAATACATC GTTCCTCTGGAGCTGGAGAGCCCGACTCAGATCTCCCTGGTTGATGAAGCTTCAGGACAG AAGGAGGAGGTCGTGGTGACGCTGCTGCCCGCCGGTCACTGTCCCGGCTCCGTCAT GTTCCTGTTTGAGGGTTGCCGTGGAAACGTCCTGTACACAGGTGACTTCAGGTTGGCGGTCGGCGACGCCTCCAGGATGGAGCACCTGCACTCGGGCAGCAG GGTGAAAGACATCCAGAGTATTTATCTGGACTCGACCTTCTACGACCCGCGGTTCTACCAGATACCGAGTCGG GAAGTCTGTCTGAGAGGGATTTCTGAGCTCATCGGGAACTGGATCAGTCAGAGTTCGCATCACGTCGTCTGGCTGAACTGCAAAGCTGCGTTCGGCTACGAGTACCTGTTCACCAACCTGGGAGACGAGTTCAACACGCAG ATCCACGTTAAAAATCTGGCCATGTTCAAGAAGATGCCGGAGATCCTGAGCTACGTCACGACCGACCGACGGACTCAGATCCACGCCTGCCGCCACCCGAAG GACGAGGAGTTCTTCCAGGGCAACCGGCTGCCGTGCGGGGGTACAGCGGCAGACGGCACGCCTCTTCGCATCATCAGCATCAAACCGTCCACCATGTGGTTCGGAGAGCGGACCAAGAGGACCAGCGTCATAATCAA gacAGGAGGCAGTTCATACAGAGCCTGTTTCAGCTTCCACTCCTCCTACTCCGAG attaaGGACTTCCTGTCGTATCTGCAGCCGGTGAACATCTACCCGAGCGTCGTCCCGATCGGCCGCTCGCTGCAGGACGTCACGCAGCTGTGA
- the tmem243b gene encoding transmembrane protein 243b, giving the protein MEDFSTRTYGTSGLDNRLLFGETSARDRIINVAVGGFTFVVVLVTVIGSFVFVMPPRPLNIFFAVCILLACGSTIVLIFWYRQGDLDPKFRNLIYYMLATVVLLCICANLYFFDVR; this is encoded by the exons ATGGAGGACTTCTCCACCCGGACGTACGGCACCAGCGGCCTGGACAACCGGCTTCTGTTCGGGGAGACATCGGCTCGG GATCGGATCATCAACGTGGCTGTGGGAGGGTTTACGTTCGTGGTGGTTCTG gtgACTGTAATCGGCTCGTTTGTGTTCGTCATGCCGCCTCGGCCGCTCAACATCTTCTTTGCCGTCTGCATCCTGCTGGCGTGCGGCTCCACAATAGtgctg ATATTCTGGTACCGGCAGGGCGACCTGGATCCCAAATTCAGGAATCTGATCTACTACATGCTGGCGACCGTCGTGCTGCTGTGTATTTGTGCCAACCTGTACTTCTTCGACGTCAGGTAA
- the dmtf1 gene encoding cyclin-D-binding Myb-like transcription factor 1, producing MSSAAAEEEDAAASLESVKSVTLTRDPDGSIVLHCPPHDDDPEPLQKKLRLSAEENLEAPRFSVVTLPMTENDDSFEVTMTATAEGDLSDDGVAQIEILPEDEDQRTEVSPVSQAWFTTKEDKDTLANKGHKWKQGMWSKEEIDILMSNIDRYVKGRGIQDPAEIIFEMSKEERKDFYRSVALGLNRPLFAVYRRVLRMYDNRNHVGKYTPEEIEKLKALREKHGNDWATIGAALGRSASSVKDRCRLMKDTCNTGKWSEEEEKRLAEVVYEMAGVSPGSAVTGGVSWATVADRVRTRSEKQCRSKWLNYLNWKHSGGAEWTKEDDLNLLRRISALKAEDENEIKWEDLAWGWSSVRSPQWLRSKWWSIKRQVANHKEIPFSVLLKGLEELMTSSQTALVPGSPSSSSLQIRLTRLDDSGGSCSPAPSSVAALQIPVQIPLQITHLASDSAAAGDGDTITLNTGALQTFEILPSFHLQPTGTPGTYYLQTTSNQSLPLSLANNSTVTLTTGSSPSSHEHIILHSLSTDGLCSSDGVIIQTVSSDPASSEPRLVVETEGRSQDDQLDAASLLEGSEAVVAEIQEAVTERFTDKGPTSPSVQSAAVHSGIPSGGAVLIVSPPISSTLTDPILENQEGSD from the exons AtgagctcagcagcagcagaagaagaagacgcCGCCGCGTCGTTGGAAAGCGTGAAGTCCGTCACGTTGACCCGGGACCCCGATGGAAGCATCGTCCTGCACTGTCCTCCGCACG ACGACGATCCGGAGCCTCTTCAGAAGAAGCTGCGACTTTCTGCGGAGGAGAACCTTGAGGCGCCTCGGTTCTCCGTCGTCACGCTGCCCA TGACGGAGAACGACGACAGCTTCGAGGTGACGATGACGGCCACGGCCGAAGGAGATCTGTCCGACGACGGCGTCGCTCAGATCGAG ATTCTCCCTGAGGACGAGGACCAGAGGACAGAGGTGTCTCCGGTCAGCCAGGCCTGGTTCACCACCAAAGAGGACAAAGACACGCTGGCTAACAAAG GTCACAAGTGGAAGCAGGGCATGTGGTCGAAGGAGGAGATCGACATTCTGATGAGCAACATCGACCGATACGTGAAG GGCCGCGGGATCCAGGACCCGGCAGAGATCATCTTCGAGATGTccaaagaggagaggaaggacTTCTACCGCTCCGTGGCGCTGGGGCTGAACCGGCCACTGTTCGCCGTCTACAGGCGGGTTCTGCGGATGTACGACAACCGGAACCACGTCGGGAA GTACACGCCTGAGGAGATCGAGAAGCTGAAAGC gCTGAGGGAGAAACACGGGAACGACTGGGCGACGATCGGCGCCGCTCTCGGCCGCAGCGCCTCTTCGGTTAAGGATCGCTGTCGGCTGATGAAGGACACGTGTAACACAG GCAAGtggagcgaggaggaggagaagcgcCTCGCGGAGGTCGTGTACGAGATGGCGGGCGTGTCGCCGGGGTCGGCGGTCACCGGAGGGGTTTCCTGGGCGACGGTCGCCGATCGAGTTCGCACGCGCTCAGAGAAGCAGTGTCGctcaaaatggctgaactacCTGAACTGGAAGCACAGCGGAGGAGCCGAGTGGACGAAGGAGGACGACCTGAACCTCCTGCGCAG GATATCGGCGCTGAAAGCGGAGGACGAGAACGAAATCAAGTGGGAGGACCTGGCGTGGGGGTGGAGCAGCGTCCGGTCGCCGCAGTGGCTTCGGTCCAAGTGGTGGAGCATCAAGAGACAAGTCGCCAACCACAAGGAGATCCCGTTCAGCG TCCTCCTGAAAGGTCTCGAGGAGCTGATGACCTCCTCTCAGACGGCGTTGGTGCCCGGGagtccctcctcttcctcgctgcAGATCCGACTCACCCGGCTGGACGACAGCGGCGGCAGCTGTAGCCCCGCCCCCAGCTCGGTGGCGGCGCTGCAGATCCCCGTGCAGATCCCTCTGCAGATCACGCACCTCG CGTCGGATTCTGCGGCCGCCGGCGACGGGGACACCATCACTCTGAACACGGGGGCCCTGCAGACCTTCGAGATCCTGCCG tccttCCACCTGCAGCCCACCGGCACCCCGGGGACCTACTACCTCCAGACGACGTCCAACCAGAGCCTCCCTCTCAGCTTGGCCAATAACAGCACCGTTACCCTGACGACAGGCTCCTCCCCCTCGTCACACGAGCACATCATACTCCACAGCCTGTCG ACCGACGGCCTCTGCTCCAGCGACGGCGTCATCATCCAGACCGTCTCCTCTGACCCCGCCTCCTCGGAGCCACGGCTGGTCGTGGAGACGGAGGGGCGGAGCCAGGACGACCAGCTGGACGCCGCGAGCCTGCTGGAGGGCTCGGAGGCGGTTGTCGCTGAAATCCAGGAGGCGGTAACGGAGAGGTTCACCGACAAG GGCCCGACCTCGCCTTCGGTCCAGAGCGCAGCGGTGCATTCTGGGATACCATCGGGCGGCGCGGTGCTCATCGTGTCTCCTCCCATCAGCAGCACGCTGACAG atccCATCTTGGAGAACCAGGAAGGTTCTGACTGA
- the dclre1c gene encoding protein artemis isoform X1 produces MSSFAGRMKEYPTVSLDRFDRENLHAQAYFLSHCHKDHMKGLKGPLLKRKLQFSRTVRLYCSFVTKELLLNNPKYAFWEEYIVPLELESPTQISLVDEASGQKEEVVVTLLPAGHCPGSVMFLFEGCRGNVLYTGDFRLAVGDASRMEHLHSGSRVKDIQSIYLDSTFYDPRFYQIPSREVCLRGISELIGNWISQSSHHVVWLNCKAAFGYEYLFTNLGDEFNTQIHVKNLAMFKKMPEILSYVTTDRRTQIHACRHPKDEEFFQGNRLPCGGTAADGTPLRIISIKPSTMWFGERTKRTSVIIKTGGSSYRACFSFHSSYSEIKDFLSYLQPVNIYPSVVPIGRSLQDVTQLLRTMCRKRSDEAAFVYKPLGVLKRSRLQRASDGNTKRSTTTKTQTCTDRVTEGCSVK; encoded by the exons ATGAGTTCGTTCGCGGGTCGCATGAAGGAGTATCCGACCGTTTCTTTGGACCGGTTCGACCGGGAGAACCTTCACGCGCAGGCCTACTTCCTCTCCCACTGCCACAAAG ATCACATGAAGGGGCTGAAAGGACCTCTGCTGAAGAGGAAACTGCAGTTCAG TCGGACCGTCAGACTTTACTGCTCCTTCGTGACCAAAGAGCTGCTGCTCAACAACCCGAAGTACGCCTTCTGGGAGGAATACATC GTTCCTCTGGAGCTGGAGAGCCCGACTCAGATCTCCCTGGTTGATGAAGCTTCAGGACAG AAGGAGGAGGTCGTGGTGACGCTGCTGCCCGCCGGTCACTGTCCCGGCTCCGTCAT GTTCCTGTTTGAGGGTTGCCGTGGAAACGTCCTGTACACAGGTGACTTCAGGTTGGCGGTCGGCGACGCCTCCAGGATGGAGCACCTGCACTCGGGCAGCAG GGTGAAAGACATCCAGAGTATTTATCTGGACTCGACCTTCTACGACCCGCGGTTCTACCAGATACCGAGTCGG GAAGTCTGTCTGAGAGGGATTTCTGAGCTCATCGGGAACTGGATCAGTCAGAGTTCGCATCACGTCGTCTGGCTGAACTGCAAAGCTGCGTTCGGCTACGAGTACCTGTTCACCAACCTGGGAGACGAGTTCAACACGCAG ATCCACGTTAAAAATCTGGCCATGTTCAAGAAGATGCCGGAGATCCTGAGCTACGTCACGACCGACCGACGGACTCAGATCCACGCCTGCCGCCACCCGAAG GACGAGGAGTTCTTCCAGGGCAACCGGCTGCCGTGCGGGGGTACAGCGGCAGACGGCACGCCTCTTCGCATCATCAGCATCAAACCGTCCACCATGTGGTTCGGAGAGCGGACCAAGAGGACCAGCGTCATAATCAA gacAGGAGGCAGTTCATACAGAGCCTGTTTCAGCTTCCACTCCTCCTACTCCGAG attaaGGACTTCCTGTCGTATCTGCAGCCGGTGAACATCTACCCGAGCGTCGTCCCGATCGGCCGCTCGCTGCAGGACGTCACGCAGCT gcTGAGGACGATGTGCAGGAAGCGGTCTGATGAAGCCGCGTTCGTTTACAAACCTCTGGGAGTCCTGAAACGCAGCCGCCTGCAGCGAGCCTCTGACGGTAACACAAAACGCTCCACAACCACgaaaacacaaacctgcacGGATCGGGTCACAGAGGGATGTTCGGTAAAATAA